TTATTTGTTGTTAAGAATGACAAACCAGTTTGAACTAAttcaatttattatattttataaaagtatcGATGAATGATTAATCAGATAGCATAAATAACTATGTGTATTTGCTTTATTTGACTAAATAGATCCTGTAAGATTAATGAGATGTTGTCTAAAATATGTATTTGTCATGTATTAATTCCTGCTATATATAACTAAAACACAGGTCTCTAATTCTATAACACTGTCTTTAAAGTTAAAACAAACTTCAACTTGTGATACATTGTAGATTCATAAAAAAACACAAGAGTCTAGTATCTGTTAAAGAATACCTCATATTACCAAAATGAAATTAATGGTCATTTGCGCGCAATATCTAATAAAAGAAACCAGCACAAGCAACATGTATCAGCTATCAAGTACCCACTTTCAGGCTTCAGccattcaaaataaaattaatgtaGAAAAGTATTCTATATATCTCTCACTGTACTTTTCCCATATTAATGGGCATTTTACAACACACTGAATACATGAATAAAGCCTTTAAAAAAAAAGGCTTTAGTTGCTCCTTTCCTATCTCTCACAACCTATAAATCAATTCATCAATCCGTGCTCAAACAAAATCTGCAAATTGGGCAGGAGATTTTGACCACGGAGACAAAGAATGCACTATAACTTGTATAAGAGCTTATTATTTGTAAAATGTTTATAGTAGTACAAAAGTAGTTTAGTAGCTtatgaataattttatactaaTCCTTGGTCAGACCAAGATAGCGCCTTTCTTATTTGGTAAATCCACAAGACTATCTGAATTCCCCAAAGTCGTACTTCCAGCAAAATCTTTTCCAATCTGACATTCAACCAACTTAAAAGGGACTTACTTTGCGACATCTTCACATCGATGACAGCCTCGGAAGAAATCTTTCCAATAATGAAAAATGTGTCCAGAGAAGATCCTTGCAGCTGGTCAAGaagcaaaaaagaaaacatattaGTATAAACAGCACCAAACATATGGAACACATTCTCAAATTATGACACTTAGTTGGCTATTGCACTATTGGATACAAGCTACATTTATTTTAAGAGCATTCATCAATCTAACACAAGATGATCGCGGAAAAACATGGAATGATTTGTACCAGAGAATTGTTGACTGCTCGTAGGCAGTCATTTGTCTTCAGCATTAGAAGAATCACACGCGGTAATCTCCTTAGAAGCTCTGAGATTTGGTGGAAATATTCAGAAGCGTACATCTGCAAAAATAATTTAGAGATCATTTCAGTTCTTGTTTTCCATTTAGGAGGCACAAATACAAGGAATTGTACATTAAAGAAATGCTATTCCCCATGCTAAGAAAGGAAAATCAACCATGGAGAACATCTTTATATCTAGTTAAAACAGGCTAAATTTTATGCTTAATAGAAAGTGAACAGCATTATAGTTGTCATGAACATTGCTATGAAACCTCAGTGCAGGATACATGAAAAGAATCAAGAACTATAGTCCTTTTGGTAAGAAATCAGCATGAAGATGAGAATTGTTGACAATGTTAAACGCAGAAACTGTAGTACAATCATTATAATCCAGAATAACATGAACCTATGTCTAACAAAGCAAAATCATGGAGAAAGATTTTCAATCAAACAATATTTCACCTGCAGTTCTGAAATTTCACTCTCTGTTCCGTTAAAAACTAAATGATCCAGTGATTGGTCAACAACTCTTTTCCATGGTCTCATAGTCAGAACTCCGGCAAAAAGTACATACAAATCCTCTCCAGCACCCAATTTTGCACTATATTCCTTGATTGCACTAACATCAGAAAATACCAAAGCCTTCCACAGTGAAGCATAATTAGTTCTTGTATCGAAGTCAAGTTCTTTGTAAAGTCCATGATCTAAAAGAATCAACTGAGGTTTTCTCCAGCCTATACATAAGAAAAGAAATTAATATAAAGTAAACAAAGTAAATGAGAGTCAACAGATATCAACAATGCAGTTATTCTAAAAAACAAACAGAGCTACAAGTAGACAAACGTCAATGGAATAAAGTTGATCAAATTTAAAGGAGCCAGCAAAAATTAGTATTCTAATGGGAAAgggtaaaaaaagaaaaagaaaattaatatgGTGTTTTGAAAGTGAAAgccatttttattattttacaaaatcaGAAATACTCATCATAATCGGTAAATATTTTTGTCAACCAAGAAACTGAAAAACTACATCAACCATGTAatagaaatgaaaaaaaataaatatcttaaaGATCACCTTTGATTTATAATGTCACATATGAATTCATGTGTCTCATGTTCTCAAGTATCAAGTACAAAACTAGAGATGCAGAATAGGAATGTCATTGTGAAATACCTAGCAATGTGGTAGGAACACGGATATTGGGGGAAATACAAGTAAAGTGGAAGAACTGGAGCTTCACAatctctccaagaaataaggcTCAAAATGATCAATGTCACTAATTAATCCTGTTTAccctttatttattattaactaACTCCCCCAACTAACTGTGAATACAAACACAATTAGGCAGAAACACAGAAAATCTTTCTTGCATGAATGGTCGATGAGACCCAAAAATAAGCCTAAGAAGGCTAATAACATCACAGAAAGTGTTTAAGTTTCTCAAGGCAAAGAAACCTCACCCAGAATATTACGTTTCCCAGAAGGCATTGGACGAACCAATAAATTTGCAGAATGTGGATCGCAGTGCACAAACCCATGCTTGAACATCATTTCCGCAAAAGTCTGACTTACCTGAAAAAGTAATGATCACATTATACTAAACTATTTTGTTTATGGACTATATATGGAATCAAAAACTCATCTTTCACTTGCCCAAACTCAAGTTATAATAACAAAATGATAATGTGttacgaaaaaaaaaaaaaaggatacaATTAACCAAAAATTTAACCATGGATAAAGTGAAGTAAAAAAAATGAACCAACCAATTTTGAAAGTTCATGTGGATGGATTCCAAGTTTTCGAATGGTCTTGATATCATTTATATGAGCACCATCCATGAATTCCATTGTTAGAAGCTTTGAGGTACTTAGATTCCAATATACTTTTGGAGCATATACATAATTTGCAACATGAGGAGACAACTTCCGGAAGTTTTCCACACACTTCTCACTATTCTTTGCCTCGACCAAAAAATCTAATTCCTGCCACCAATAATATTAAGaaactaaatataaaaaaagggCCAAAACTTCCAGCAAAAGGGGATTGCAAAGAAAAGAATGCAGAAcgaaaaaatgataaataagaACACATGATACGCCAAATCTTACATATATCAGGAAAAACTCATGACTAAAACAAATGTATGTCACGTTAGCATCATATATGTTGCAGCCATATGACGAAACCAGGCTAACATGAAATTAAATAAGTAAAAATTTTGTATATCGCAAACGATTGtcaaatattcaaatataattgattattttgacAAAGTAAACATTGTAAAACATCAATATAAAAAGAGATCAATATTGTATCTCAATGAGCAATGGAACCAAATAAACAGAGCTCAATTTAACTAACAGAATCCAAGGATGAAGATAAACCACCACGGTCACATgaaaacttgatcataatataAAACTTATCTATTTGTGGTATGCAATATGTTGGAGGATTAACACTCAAAGCACAATAGTTCAAGAAAAAACTACATAGTCAATTATTTTACCGTATATGTATTGCAAGAGATAGCAACCATAAAAAGTATATTCTTTTCGATATTTACTAACAGAAATATAGAATGATGGTGTGAccacattttaaaatttatttaaggTTCCCATGATCATTTTTGGTCAAACCTCTTAACTGCATGCCAAATTCCAACTTCTTCAcccaaaattgaattaatagGAAATAATATATAAGTATAGATACAATATTAATGCCATCTTTGTAAATTGAAGGCAGAGCACCCAAATAAGCATGGATATATTTTAGGCATAGGCATTGCTTTCAAGTTACAATCAACTTACCTTGGGTAAACTGTCATTAATCTCATCAATCAACCACCTGCAGACAGATATGAACAAATGTTTGATAAATCATGAATTCAAAGCAACTAGGTAACTGATGATCAATATTTCTTACTAAAGAGACAACTCAGAGTTTAAATTTTAGGGCAATCAGGCTGTTTCGAAAAAATA
This sequence is a window from Arachis stenosperma cultivar V10309 chromosome 10, arast.V10309.gnm1.PFL2, whole genome shotgun sequence. Protein-coding genes within it:
- the LOC130954605 gene encoding putative ABC1 protein At2g40090; translated protein: MGSLWRAGKKLSLVASAAAGGTAAALIATSDDPATALRLCATVPHRLLRDAVTAANIAFDYEYSLRGLREGSIEREMVKHEVHLRSAEKLRDLCFKNGGIYIKLGQHLGQLEYLVPQEYVITLRESMLNRCPVSSYEQICEVFKRELGDTPENIFAEFDPIPIASASLAQVHVAHTHDGQKVAVKVQHAHMTETAAADHATVELVVNTLHRFFPSFDYRWLIDEINDSLPKELDFLVEAKNSEKCVENFRKLSPHVANYVYAPKVYWNLSTSKLLTMEFMDGAHINDIKTIRKLGIHPHELSKLVSQTFAEMMFKHGFVHCDPHSANLLVRPMPSGKRNILGWRKPQLILLDHGLYKELDFDTRTNYASLWKALVFSDVSAIKEYSAKLGAGEDLYVLFAGVLTMRPWKRVVDQSLDHLVFNGTESEISELQMYASEYFHQISELLRRLPRVILLMLKTNDCLRAVNNSLLQGSSLDTFFIIGKISSEAVIDVKMSQSKSLLSWLNVRLEKILLEVRLWGIQIVLWIYQIRKALSWSDQGLV